In Nerophis ophidion isolate RoL-2023_Sa linkage group LG02, RoL_Noph_v1.0, whole genome shotgun sequence, one DNA window encodes the following:
- the rps23 gene encoding 40S ribosomal protein S23, with amino-acid sequence MQSAKQAGGGFTFYLNSQFKHGILCGRLCRGPESRLCRGALWVLPFHPRSSTANMGKCRGLRTARKLRNHRREQKWHDKQYKKAHLGTALKANPFGGASHAKGIVLEKVGVEAKQPNSAIRKCVRVQLIKNGKKITAFVPNDGCLNYIEENDEVLVAGFGRKGHAVGDIPGVRFKVVKVANVSLLALYKGKKERPRS; translated from the exons atgcagagtgccaagcaggcag GTGGAGGTTTCACCTTTTATTTGAATTCGCAATTCAAACATGGCATTCTCTGCGGACGCCTCTGCCGGGGTCCTGAGAGTAGACTTTGCCGCGGTGCATTGTGGGTCCTTCCTTTCCATCCCCGGTCCTCTACAGCCAACATGG GAAAGTGTCGTGGTCTGCGCACAGCCAGGAAGCTCCGCAATCACCGCCGTGAGCAGAAATGGCACGATAAACAGTACAAGAAGGCCCATCTGGGCACTGCCCTCAAGGCCAATCCCTTCGGGGGAGCTTCTCACGCCAAAGGCATCGTCCTGGAAAAAGT AGGTGTGGAGGCCAAGCAGCCCAACTCTGCTATCAGAAAATGCGTGAGGGTTCAACTCATCAAGAACGGGAAGAAGATCACCGCCTTCGTCCCCAACGACGGCTGCCTCAACTACATCGAG GAGAACGACGAGGTTCTGGTGGCAGGTTTTGGCCGTAAAGGTCATGCCGTGGGTGACATTCCCGGAGTTCGCTTCAAGGTGGTGAAGGTGGCCAACGTGTCCCTGCTGGCGCTCTACAAAGGCAAGAAGGAGAGACCCAGGTCATAA
- the LOC133545860 gene encoding histidine-rich glycoprotein-like, whose amino-acid sequence MVLHSAHHQDDLTSHSPFHHHFNCLILMFLHSAHHQHVLTSHSPFHHFYCLILMVLHGAHHQDELTSHSPFHHHFNCLILMVLHSAHHQDELTSHSPFHHSDCLILMVLHGAHHQDELPSHSPFHHSDCLILMVLHGAHHQDELPSHSPFHHSDCLILMVLHSAHHQDELTSHSPFHHHFNCLILMVLHSAHHQDELTSHSPFHHSDCLILMVLHGAHHQDELPSHSPFHHSDCLILMVLHSAHHQDELTSHSPFHHHFNCLILMVLHSAHHQDELTSHSHFHHSDCLILMVLHGAHHQDELTSHSTFHHSDCLILIVSNTDGSDTDCVWY is encoded by the coding sequence ATGGTTCTGCACAGTGCACACCACCAGGATGATCTCACAAGTCATTCACCCTTTCATCATCACTTTAACTGTCTGATACTGATGTTTCTGCACAGTGCACACCACCAGCATGTACTCACAAGTCATTCACCCTTTCATCACTTTTACTGTCTGATACTGATGGTTCTGCACGGTGCACACCACCAGGATGAACTCACAAGTCATTCACCCTTTCATCATCACTTTAACTGTCTGATACTGATGGTTCTGCACAGTGCACACCACCAGGATGAACTCACAAGTCATTCACCCTTTCATCACTCTGACTGTCTGATACTGATGGTTCTGCACGGTGCACACCACCAGGATGAGCTCCCAAGTCATTCACCCTTTCATCACTCTGACTGTCTGATACTGATGGTTCTGCATGGTGCACACCACCAGGATGAGCTCCCAAGTCATTCACCCTTTCATCACTCTGACTGTCTGATACTGATGGTTCTGCACAGTGCACACCACCAGGATGAACTCACAAGTCATTCACCCTTTCATCATCACTTTAACTGTCTGATACTGATGGTTCTGCACAGTGCACACCACCAGGATGAACTCACAAGTCATTCACCCTTTCATCACTCTGACTGTCTGATACTGATGGTTCTGCACGGTGCACACCACCAGGATGAGCTCCCAAGTCATTCACCCTTTCATCACTCTGACTGTCTGATACTGATGGTTCTGCACAGTGCACACCACCAGGATGAACTCACAAGTCATTCACCCTTTCATCATCACTTTAACTGTCTGATACTGATGGTTCTGCACAGTGCACACCACCAGGATGAACTCACAAGTCATTCACACTTTCATCACTCTGACTGTCTGATACTGATGGTTCTGCACGGTGCACACCACCAGGATGAACTCACAAGTCATTCAACCTTTCATCACTCTGACTGTCTGATACTGATCGTGTCTAATACTGATGGTTCTGATACTGATTGTGTCTGGTACTGA